GTCGCCTCATCCATGCCGGAGCCGGTATCGGACAGCGACAGGCAGAAATAACGCCCAGGCTTCAAGCCGTTACCGGCATCGCCCTCCTCGTCGACAGCCACCTGCGCCTCATGCGCGCTGATGACGATGGTGCCACCATCGGGCATGGCGTCGCGGGCATTCACCGCGAGATTGAGCAAAGCGAGTTCCAGCTGGTTGGCGTCCACCCGCGCCTTGGGAAGGCCGAGCGGAAAGCGTGTCTCGATCCGCACGCTCGGCCCGATGGAGCGACGCAGCAGATCGGCCATGCCGAGCACGAGTTCCGGCACATCGACCGGTTCGGGCTTCAGATCCTGCCGGCGGGCGAAGGCGAGCATGCGCTGGGTGAGCGCGGCGCCGCGCTGGGCGGCCTGCAACGTGTTGTCGATCAGCGTCTGCAGGCGCGGCTCGTCCGGCGCGCGCTTACGCACCAGTTCGAGATTGCCCATGATGACCGCCAGCAGATTGTTGAAATCATGCGCGATTCCGCCGGTGAGCTGGCCCACGGCCTCAAGCTTCTGCGCCTGACGCAGCGCCTCTTCGGCCTGGCGGCGGTCGGTAATGTCGATGAGGCCGCACAGCGTCTTGACGAGCGTGCCCTGCGCATCGCGCTCGGCCACCGCCGAGAGCACGCAGTCGAGACGCCGGCCGTCCTTGCTCAGGAACTGGTACTCGGCCTCGAGGAGTTCGCCGGTGCCGAGCAGGCGCGGCCAGTGTTCCTCATTGCGTTGCCGCGCCGATTCCGGCGTCATGAAATCGGTCAGCGGCCGGCCGACCACTTCCTCGCGCGCATAGCCGAGAAGGTCGAGCCAGCGGTCGCTCACCTGCTCGATGCGCCCATCGGCCCCCAGCGAATGCAGCGGCAGCGGGGTGCGACGGTACAGGTTGCGATAGCGCTCCTCCCCCTCGCGCCACATCGCGGTCTCGCGCTGCGCCAGCAGGGTGAAGCGCCGGTCATAGATCGCGGCGAGCAGGGCGGCGGCGCATATGGTGAAGCTTGCGGCCGCGACGGCGATGACCAGATGGGCATTGTCGAAGGCGCCGCCACGCACGGCGACGATATGGCCCTCGCCGGGCAGGAAGCTCACGCCGGCCATGGCGACATAGTGCATCCCGGCGATGCCGAGCCCCAGCGCGACCGCGCCAGCCACCCGCTCGACAAGGCTGTGATGGCGGAACGCCAGCCATAGCGCGGCCGTCGAGGCGGACACGGCTACGATCACCGCGGCGCCGGCATAGAGGAAGTCATTGGCGATGGCGCCGGTCATGCGCATCGCCGCCATGCCGGTGTAGTGCATGCCGACAATGGCGAGGCCCATGAACATGCCGGCCAGGACGAGGCGTGCGATGGGGATGCCGGGCTGGCTGGCGGCGATCAGTGCCAGTCCCGTCGCTGCCACGGCAATCAGCAGCGACAGCGCGGTGAGCTCGAGGTCGTAATGGATCGCGAGGCCGGCATTCAGCGCCAGCATGCCGACGAAGTGCATCGCCCAGATGCCCCCGCCAAGCACGAGCGCGGCCAGCGCGAGCCAGCCGACCCTTGCGCGCCCGGAGGCCACCGGGATGCGACCCGCAAGGTCCAGAGCCGTGAAAGAGGCGGCGATGGCGATCAGCACCGACAGCGTCACAAGCCCCGGATCATGGGTCGCGACGTGATCCATCATCCCCGGCCAGCTCCCCTGTGCGGCACGCGTGCTCTCCCTAGGAGAGACGATAGATCGAAATCGCCGCTATTCAGTCAAGACACAGCTGGGCGACCGCCGCAACCATGCACGGCCGCGCGGAGGCGTCAGCTCAGATAGCCGAGGAACCAGAGGATAAGGATAACCGGCAGCGGAATACCCACCAGCCACAGAAGTCCACCCTTGAACATGTCGCTCTCCCAGCCTGTTGGATCAGAAGCACTGTCCGCTCGGGTCAACCCCTGTGAGCGAAGATGCAGAGGGGAACCCCTCGTCCACCATTCCGGTTCCATGGGTGGCGCCCTACCTAAAGCAGCAGATTGCCGGCACCCGATTGCCGGCTGGGCCCAATCAAACGGTGGTGCATGAAATCATCCCTGTCCGTCGTCCCGCGTTGGCTCATGGCCGAATTCAGCGTTTTCCTCGCGATCGCCGGCGCTGCCGCCGGGCTGCTCGCCTTCGCGCAGCTCGCCGATGGCGTGGTGGAGGGCGAGACCCACGCCTTTGACGAGGCGGTGCTGCGCGCCTTCCGCGCACCGGGCGACCCGGCCGATCCGCTGGGGCCGCTCTGGCTGGAAATCGTGATGCGCGACATCACCGCGCTCGGCAGCACGACGGTGCTTACCCTCATCACCGCCGCCGTGGTCGGGTTCCTCATCATGGACCGCAAGGGCGGCGCGGCGCTCTTCGTGGTGACGGCGGTCGCCGGCGGCGGGGCGCTGAGCTACCTGCTGAAGATCGGCTTCGACCGACCGCGCCCGGACCTCGTCGCGCATCTGGTCGACGTGCACACGCTGAGCTTCCCGAGCGGGCACGCCATGGGCGCCGCCGTGACCTATCTGACGCTGGCCGCCCTCATTGTGCGCACCGAGCGCCGCCGCCGGCTCAAAGCCTATGTGCTGTTCGTCGCCGTCAGCCTGACGCTGCTCATAGGCCTGAGCCGCATCTATCTCGGCGTCCACTGGCCGACCGACGTGCTGGCGGGATGGTGCGCTGGCAGTGCCTGGGCGTTGATCTGCTGGCTCGTCGCCTTGTGGTTGCAGCGGCGCGGGCAGATCGAGAAGGAGGACGGCACGACCCAGGCTGACGCGAAAAGCTGACCGGCGCTCTCAACTCGCCATGGCTTTCGGCGCGGCGACGGCTATCCTTGGCGCGATGAGGCCGCCAGAGCCTCCGCCAGTGCCAAGGAGAAACACATGTCGATCAGCCCGCCGGAAGGCCAGCTTATCCCCGAGATCGGTGTGATTGAGACCACCGAATCGGACAACGTCCTGCATTGGGATGGCGACGAGCTTTATGTGGAGCAGGACGTCTATCACAACGGCCAGCTCGTGCACCGCAAGTACCGGCGCCGCGTGACCAAGCAGGTGGCGCAGGCCATCGCCCGGATGCTAGCCCAGCACTGACGACGATGACGGGCCGCGGCATTGACCGGCCGGCGCTGCCGGCCGGTCCGCGAGCGACAGAGAACTAGAACGGCAGAAGAATCGCCAGCATCACCAGGGCAAGCCCGGCCATGGATGCCAGCCACACGGCCGAGCGTACATAGGGTATGCCGAGCGCGTAGAGCGGCACATAGATCACCCGCGTCGCCAGGAAGAGGCTCGCCCCCAGCGCGGTAAGCACGCCCTCGCGCCCCGCCACATGGGCAATCAGCACCGCCGCGATGAACAGCGGCAAGGTCTCGAACAGATTCGCCTGCGCTCGCCGCAACCGGCCGGTGACCACGCCGACCGGGGGGCCGGGCTCATCGCGGGCACTGGCATTATAGGCGACGCCTGTCTCACGATTGCGAAACATCGCCGGTAGCATGATCTGAATCACAGCCAGGACGAGTGACCAGGCGAGAATCGTCAGTTCCAACGTCATGTGCACCGCTACCCTCGTGAAATGTCGTTATACGCGCCGCCAAATTGACGAAAAATGTCGTAATCCGCGCCGTGTACACTAGATTGGTCTACCATGGCGAAAAGCAAGCAACATAACCGCCAGGCGAAGGATGGCCGTGTACTCCAGCAGGTTGCGGCCTTGCCCTACCGGCTGTCTTCCGACGGGCGCCTGCAGATCCTCGTTCTTACCTCGCGTGAAACGCGTCGGGCGGTCATCCCCAAGGGATGGCCGATGAAGAATCACAAGGATTGGAAGTCGGCCCAGATCGAGGCGTGGCAGGAGGCCGGCATTGTCGGCGATGTCAGCCGCAAGAAGCTCGGCCAGTACCGCTACTGGAAACGGCTGGAGAGCCATTTCGCGCTGGTCAAGGTGTCGGTCTTTCCGCTGGCCGTGCGCCGGCAGCTCGACGACTTCCCCGAGCGCGGCGACCGGCTGCATGTGTGGATGAGCCCGGAGGATGCGGCGCTGCTGATCGACGAGACCGATCTCGGCACCCTCATCACCGCCTTTGCGGCCTCGGCCGAATGGCGCAAATCCGCCCGCACGCATTTTCCCGAGGTAGCCGCGGCGCCGAGCCTCGCGCCCGCACTCGCCACGGCCTGACGAACCGCGCCGAGGCAGCCTTGGGTCGGGGAGCGACCGGGAGGCGACGCCAGAGAGGCCCGCTCAGGATTTGGCCGGGGCGCCGCTCGAATGGAACAGCCGCCCGCGCTCGGCAAACAGCACCCAGCCCAGCGCCCCGATCCCGAGTGCCGCGAAGCCCAGCGTTAGCGGCAGTGTCGTGCCGTCGAAAAGCTGGCCGAGCCCGAAGCCGAGCAGCGCACCGCCGACCGTGCTCACAAAGCCCAGCGCCGAGGAGGCGGTGCCCGCCACATGGCCCACCGGCTCCATCGCCATGGCGTTGAAGTTCGACACCATGAGGCCGAAGAAGAACATCATCAGCGCCTGCAGCACCGAGAAGGTCCAGATCGTCTCGACGCCCGCCAACACCACGGCGGCATGGATCAGCGTCACCGTGAGATAGCCAAGCAGCGCCGCGTGGGAGACCCGGCGCATGCCGAGCTTGCCGACGACCTTGGAGTTCAGCAGCGAGGACAGCGCCATGAACACGGCGATGAGGGCGAAGATCAGCGTGAACAGCTCGCGCGCGCCAAACGCATCGGCGAACACCTGCTGGGCCGAGTTGATGAAGCCGAACAGGCCGCCCATCACCATGGTCATGGCCAGCATGTAGCCGACGGTGACGCGGCTGCGGAACACCAGCCCGAAGGCGAAGGTGATACCGCGCACGGAGATCGGCGTGCGGTTCTCCTCCTTCAGCGTCTCCGGCAGGCGGATCATCGTCCAGACGAACAGCACCGCGCCGAACAGGAACAGCATGAAGAAGATCGCCTTCCACGGCGCCACCAGCATGATCAGCTGGCCGATGGAGGGGGCGACGATGGGCACGGCGAGGAACACGATGAAGGCAAGCGACATCACCCGCGCCATCTGCCGGCCGGAATAACAATCCCGCACGATGGTGATGGCCAGGATGCGCGTTGCCGCCGAGCCGACGCCCTGGATGGCGCGCGCGGCAATCATGACGCCCAGCGACGGCGCGAAGTAGCAGCCGACGGAAGCGATGGTGTAGATGCCAAGCCCGACCAGCAGCACCGGCTTGCGGCCGAAGCGGTCGGCCAGCGTGCCATAGACGATCTGCGCCAGGCCGAAGCCGAGCAGATAGGCGGTGATGACGATCTGCGTGTGGTTGGCCGTGTCGATGTTCAGCGCCCGGCCGATTTCCGGCAGCGCGGGCAGCATCGAATCAATGGCGATGGCATTGGTCGCCATCAGCGCCGCGATGTAGCCGACGAACTGGCGAAACCCCATGCCGGGATGCGGGGGGGCCGTGGGGGCGTCGGTTTTATTCATGGCGGGTCCGTCATCTGCAGGGCCGCGGCGCGCAGGCCGGGCGGAAGGCCCGCCTTATCGCGCAGATTTCGCACGGCCCCAATGCACCGAAAGACACAGATTTGCGATTTCGCATTTACGAACATTGCTGGCGTGCTGGCTCGGCCTCAAAGATGAGGCCTATCATCAAAAACCGCGCTTCCACCCCTCGCCCGCGCGGGTGGCGTCGCCGGCCAAGCCGGGCGCCGCGGCGCATTGGGGAGCGCATCATGAACATCTTCGACCCGACCAACTGGACGGGCTTTCACACCTGGCTGAGCCTCATTGCCATCGCCACCGGCGTGGTCGTGCTTCTCGACCTGATCGCCGGACGCGAGCGCGGCGCCTGGACGGCGGTGTTCCTCGCGACCGCCGTGCTGACCAGCGCCACCGGCTTCGGCTTTCCGTTCACCGGACTTCTGCCCTCGCACATCGTCGGCATCGTCGCCCTCGTCGTGCTCGCAGGGACCATTCCGGCCCGCTACCTCTTCGGCCGCGCGGGCGCGTGGGGCTGGGTCTACGCCATCGGCGTCACCATCAGCCTGTGGCTGCTGGTCTTCGTCGCCGTCGCGCAGGCTTTCGCCAAGGTGCCGGCTCTGAAGGCGTTGGCGCCGACGCAGGCCGAGCCGCCCTTCGCCATCGCCCAGCTGGCGGTGCTGGCGCTGTTCGTGGTCGCTGGCGCCCTCGCGGTGCGCGGCAGGCGCCCGGCGATCCACCGCCACGCCTGACCCGCATAGGGGACTGACCCGCACCGGCGGCCGGCCCGCAAACGAACATCCCGGACGCACCTGTCGTCCGGGATGAGCGAGGGATCAGAACTGCGGCGGGCCCATATTGAGCGGCGGCGGTTCCATCTGCGGGATGTCGAGCTGGATGGTCGAGGGATCGACCGTCGATCCGGCGCTGATCCAGTAGGTCACCGCCTCCGGCCACATGATGACCACCACCACCAGAATGAGCTGCATGAACAGCCACGGAATAGCGCCCCAATAGATCTGCGAAGTGCGGATCGACGGCGGGGCGATGCCGCGCAGA
Above is a window of Ancylobacter sp. WKF20 DNA encoding:
- a CDS encoding MHYT domain-containing protein, with translation MMDHVATHDPGLVTLSVLIAIAASFTALDLAGRIPVASGRARVGWLALAALVLGGGIWAMHFVGMLALNAGLAIHYDLELTALSLLIAVAATGLALIAASQPGIPIARLVLAGMFMGLAIVGMHYTGMAAMRMTGAIANDFLYAGAAVIVAVSASTAALWLAFRHHSLVERVAGAVALGLGIAGMHYVAMAGVSFLPGEGHIVAVRGGAFDNAHLVIAVAAASFTICAAALLAAIYDRRFTLLAQRETAMWREGEERYRNLYRRTPLPLHSLGADGRIEQVSDRWLDLLGYAREEVVGRPLTDFMTPESARQRNEEHWPRLLGTGELLEAEYQFLSKDGRRLDCVLSAVAERDAQGTLVKTLCGLIDITDRRQAEEALRQAQKLEAVGQLTGGIAHDFNNLLAVIMGNLELVRKRAPDEPRLQTLIDNTLQAAQRGAALTQRMLAFARRQDLKPEPVDVPELVLGMADLLRRSIGPSVRIETRFPLGLPKARVDANQLELALLNLAVNARDAMPDGGTIVISAHEAQVAVDEEGDAGNGLKPGRYFCLSLSDTGSGMDEATLAHAAEPFFTTKGVGKGTGLGLAMVHGLAAQSGGKLALTSRLGEGTTATIHLPIVEPVAVASQAPAAPPEAVPPLPSPVEPEPGAVRVLVVDDDPLVLSATAAMLEDLDFAVTEASSGAEALKTLESGAAIDVVLTDQAMPGMTGIQLAAIILERWPSLPVILGTGYAELPAEARPDMVRLGKPFSRDMLQRAILGATRPRADNVVTFPPRSA
- a CDS encoding phosphatase PAP2 family protein — protein: MAEFSVFLAIAGAAAGLLAFAQLADGVVEGETHAFDEAVLRAFRAPGDPADPLGPLWLEIVMRDITALGSTTVLTLITAAVVGFLIMDRKGGAALFVVTAVAGGGALSYLLKIGFDRPRPDLVAHLVDVHTLSFPSGHAMGAAVTYLTLAALIVRTERRRRLKAYVLFVAVSLTLLIGLSRIYLGVHWPTDVLAGWCAGSAWALICWLVALWLQRRGQIEKEDGTTQADAKS
- a CDS encoding MAPEG family protein, giving the protein MTLELTILAWSLVLAVIQIMLPAMFRNRETGVAYNASARDEPGPPVGVVTGRLRRAQANLFETLPLFIAAVLIAHVAGREGVLTALGASLFLATRVIYVPLYALGIPYVRSAVWLASMAGLALVMLAILLPF
- a CDS encoding NUDIX hydrolase, yielding MAKSKQHNRQAKDGRVLQQVAALPYRLSSDGRLQILVLTSRETRRAVIPKGWPMKNHKDWKSAQIEAWQEAGIVGDVSRKKLGQYRYWKRLESHFALVKVSVFPLAVRRQLDDFPERGDRLHVWMSPEDAALLIDETDLGTLITAFAASAEWRKSARTHFPEVAAAPSLAPALATA
- a CDS encoding multidrug effflux MFS transporter, which translates into the protein MNKTDAPTAPPHPGMGFRQFVGYIAALMATNAIAIDSMLPALPEIGRALNIDTANHTQIVITAYLLGFGLAQIVYGTLADRFGRKPVLLVGLGIYTIASVGCYFAPSLGVMIAARAIQGVGSAATRILAITIVRDCYSGRQMARVMSLAFIVFLAVPIVAPSIGQLIMLVAPWKAIFFMLFLFGAVLFVWTMIRLPETLKEENRTPISVRGITFAFGLVFRSRVTVGYMLAMTMVMGGLFGFINSAQQVFADAFGARELFTLIFALIAVFMALSSLLNSKVVGKLGMRRVSHAALLGYLTVTLIHAAVVLAGVETIWTFSVLQALMMFFFGLMVSNFNAMAMEPVGHVAGTASSALGFVSTVGGALLGFGLGQLFDGTTLPLTLGFAALGIGALGWVLFAERGRLFHSSGAPAKS